From the genome of Phycicoccus duodecadis:
CTCCCGCGCAAACGGGTCCTCATCACCAGTGACGTCCTGCGCGCTCTCCTCGCCGTGCTCGCGACCCTGGGGCTCCTCACCGACGCACCCGCTGCCCTCGTGCTGGTGCTGGCGACGCTGCTCTCCCTCGTCGGTTGCGTGTTCCGCCCGGCGCAGATGGCCTGGATGCCGTCACTCACCCGCCGGCCCGAGGAGCTCACTGCCGCCAACGGTGCCTCCAGCACCATCGAGAGCCTGGCCTTCTTCCTCGGGCCCGCCTTGGGTGCGCTGCTCGTCTCCACCACGAGCGTCGAGGTCGTCTTCCTCCTCAACGCCGCGACCTTCCTGCTGTCGGCGGTTCTCGTCGGTGGCATCCGCCCCATCGCCGGCCCCACCCCCGGTGACGCAGGAGGTGCCGGGGCGGACGCCGACGCCGAACAGCCCCGGATGCTGGCCCAGCTGGCCGGAGGCTTCACCCACATCGGGCATGACCGCGACCTGCTGATGGTGGCGATCCTGGTCTGTACCCAGACGATCGTCGCCGGCGCGACCATCGTGTTCGGTGTGGTCTTCGCCGTGGAGATCCTGAAGCTGGGGCCGCAGGGAGTCGGCGTCATCGACTCGGTCTTCGGGGTGGGCGCGATCGTCGGTGGCTTCTCCGCCCTCGCCCGTTCGACCCGGAACCGCGTGGCCGGGGACCTCGCTGTCGGCACGGTCCTGTGGTCCCTGCCGCTCCTCCTCGTCGTCGCCTACCCCTCCCCCGTCACCGTGTTCGCCTCGGCCATCCTCCTCGGGTTCGGGAACCCCCTGGTCGACGTGAACTTCGCGACCATCGTTCAGCGCCTCACTCCGGACGCCGTGCTCGGTCGCGTGTTCGGCGCCTACGAAGGGGTGCTGATCGGCACGATGGCACTGGGGTCGGCCGTCATGCCGTTCCTCATCAGCGGCCTCGGGCTGCGGTGGGCGCTGGCCATCCTCGCCGTCGTCGTGGGAGTACCGGCGCTGGCCTTCCTACCGCGATGCCGGCGCCTGGACGCCTCGCTGCGCGCACCCGACGGCACCGCCTTGCTGCGGGGCCTCACGATCTTCAGCCCCTTGGCTCCGGCCAAGATCGAGGCCCTGGCCCGGGCGCTCACCACGGAGACCGCGCCCGCAGGGGCAGCCGTGGTGCGCGAGGGCGAGGTCTCCGACCGCTTCCTCGTGATCTCCAGCGGCCGGGTCGAGGTCACCGTGGCGGGCGAGCACATCCGCTTCGAGGGCGCCGGCGAGTTCTTCGGCGAGATCGGGCTGCTCCGCGACGTCCCCCGCACGGCGACCGTCACCGCCGTGGAGGACACCGTGCTCTACAGCCTGGCGCGCGAGGACTTCCTGGACGCGGTGCGCG
Proteins encoded in this window:
- a CDS encoding MFS transporter; translated protein: MAVDAGEDAAASPVLRSALHDTWSSLRSVFGNPSLRRIELALAGSMIGDWAYATAVVVWAYGVGGARLVGIWGAVRLLLMAFASPLGSMLADRLPRKRVLITSDVLRALLAVLATLGLLTDAPAALVLVLATLLSLVGCVFRPAQMAWMPSLTRRPEELTAANGASSTIESLAFFLGPALGALLVSTTSVEVVFLLNAATFLLSAVLVGGIRPIAGPTPGDAGGAGADADAEQPRMLAQLAGGFTHIGHDRDLLMVAILVCTQTIVAGATIVFGVVFAVEILKLGPQGVGVIDSVFGVGAIVGGFSALARSTRNRVAGDLAVGTVLWSLPLLLVVAYPSPVTVFASAILLGFGNPLVDVNFATIVQRLTPDAVLGRVFGAYEGVLIGTMALGSAVMPFLISGLGLRWALAILAVVVGVPALAFLPRCRRLDASLRAPDGTALLRGLTIFSPLAPAKIEALARALTTETAPAGAAVVREGEVSDRFLVISSGRVEVTVAGEHIRFEGAGEFFGEIGLLRDVPRTATVTAVEDTVLYSLAREDFLDAVRGVDESLAAADDVVMRRLARA